In a genomic window of Tachysurus vachellii isolate PV-2020 chromosome 13, HZAU_Pvac_v1, whole genome shotgun sequence:
- the fam199x gene encoding protein FAM199X isoform X1, whose protein sequence is MVFRFQMSDNIHKDFLAPEEPFPVLLQQGNLSEDGTLDVSDFGCRQSSCHRTDPLHRFHSNRWNLTSCGTSVASSECSEELFSSVSVGDQDDCFSLLDDQELTSFDFFPEGSVCSDVSSSISTYWDWSDSEFEWQLPGSDIASDVVSDIIPSIPSSPCLVSKRKLKPHRNLDELPWTAMTNDEQVEYIEYLSRKVSTEMGLREQLDIIKIIDPSAQISPTDSEFIIELNCLTDDKLKQVRNYIKDHSPRQRPASLRDSWKRSVPSSASAVSVQSSSSVSMVSTTSSSASSNSSTSISCAHSDGNLATVAERIRDSKKRSKQRKLQQKALRKRHLKEQRQARKERLSGLFLNEEVLSLKVTEEDDHGDDIDILM, encoded by the exons ATGGTTTTCAGGTTTCAAATGTCTGATAACATTCACAAGGACTTCCTTGCTCCGGAGGAACCTTTTCCAGTGCTCTTGCAGCAGGGAAACCTGAGTGAAGATGGCACGCTGGACGTTAGTGACTTTGGCTGTCGGCAATCATCTTGTCATCGGACAGACCCTCTGCACCGCTTCCACAGCAACAG ATGGAACCTGACATCATGTGGCACCAGTGTAGCAAGTTCAGAGTGCAGTGAGGAGCTCTTTTcgtctgtgtctgtgggagATCAAGATGATTGCTTCTCTCTCCTGGATGATCAGGAGCTCACTTCTTTTGACTTCTTCCCAGAAGGAAGTGTCTGCAGTGATGTATCATCTTCTATCAGCACATACTGGGACTGGTCAGACAGTGAGTTTGAGTGGCAG TTGCCAGGAAGTGATATTGCCAGTGATGTAGTCTCAGACATCATACCCAGTATACCAAGCTCACCCTGCCTTGTTTCAAAACGAAAGCTTAAACCTCATCGGAACCTGGATGAATTGCCCTGGACTGCGATGACCAATGATGAACAG gtGGAGTATATTGAGTATTTAAGCCGGAAAGTGAGTACAGAAATGGGGCTGCGAGAGCAGCTtgacataattaaaataatcgACCCGAGTGCTCAGATATCTCCAACTGACAGCGAGTTCATCATTGAGCTTAACTGCCTAACGGATGATAAACTAAAACAG GTAAGGAACTACATCAAAGATCACAGTCCACGCCAGAGACCTGCAAGTTTGCGAGACAGCTGGAAGAGGAGTGTCCCCAGCAGTGCCAGTGCTGTAAGTGTGCAGAGCAGCAGCAGTGTCAGCATGGTTAGCACCACCAGCAGTAGCGCAAGTTCTAATTCGTCCACAAGCATCAGTTGTGCTCACAGTGATGGCAACCTGGCCACTGTGGCTGAGCGCATCCGAGATTCCAAG AAACGCTCAAAGCAGagaaaactacagcagaagGCTTTGCGTAAAAGACATCTGAAAGAACAGAGACAGGCTCGCAAGGAAAGACTGAGTGGTCTGTTTCTAAATGAAGAAGTACTGTCACTCAAAGTCACTGAAGAGGACGACCATGGAGATGACATAGACATCCTAATGTGA
- the fam199x gene encoding protein FAM199X isoform X2, whose translation MFQMSDNIHKDFLAPEEPFPVLLQQGNLSEDGTLDVSDFGCRQSSCHRTDPLHRFHSNRWNLTSCGTSVASSECSEELFSSVSVGDQDDCFSLLDDQELTSFDFFPEGSVCSDVSSSISTYWDWSDSEFEWQLPGSDIASDVVSDIIPSIPSSPCLVSKRKLKPHRNLDELPWTAMTNDEQVEYIEYLSRKVSTEMGLREQLDIIKIIDPSAQISPTDSEFIIELNCLTDDKLKQVRNYIKDHSPRQRPASLRDSWKRSVPSSASAVSVQSSSSVSMVSTTSSSASSNSSTSISCAHSDGNLATVAERIRDSKKRSKQRKLQQKALRKRHLKEQRQARKERLSGLFLNEEVLSLKVTEEDDHGDDIDILM comes from the exons AT GTTTCAAATGTCTGATAACATTCACAAGGACTTCCTTGCTCCGGAGGAACCTTTTCCAGTGCTCTTGCAGCAGGGAAACCTGAGTGAAGATGGCACGCTGGACGTTAGTGACTTTGGCTGTCGGCAATCATCTTGTCATCGGACAGACCCTCTGCACCGCTTCCACAGCAACAG ATGGAACCTGACATCATGTGGCACCAGTGTAGCAAGTTCAGAGTGCAGTGAGGAGCTCTTTTcgtctgtgtctgtgggagATCAAGATGATTGCTTCTCTCTCCTGGATGATCAGGAGCTCACTTCTTTTGACTTCTTCCCAGAAGGAAGTGTCTGCAGTGATGTATCATCTTCTATCAGCACATACTGGGACTGGTCAGACAGTGAGTTTGAGTGGCAG TTGCCAGGAAGTGATATTGCCAGTGATGTAGTCTCAGACATCATACCCAGTATACCAAGCTCACCCTGCCTTGTTTCAAAACGAAAGCTTAAACCTCATCGGAACCTGGATGAATTGCCCTGGACTGCGATGACCAATGATGAACAG gtGGAGTATATTGAGTATTTAAGCCGGAAAGTGAGTACAGAAATGGGGCTGCGAGAGCAGCTtgacataattaaaataatcgACCCGAGTGCTCAGATATCTCCAACTGACAGCGAGTTCATCATTGAGCTTAACTGCCTAACGGATGATAAACTAAAACAG GTAAGGAACTACATCAAAGATCACAGTCCACGCCAGAGACCTGCAAGTTTGCGAGACAGCTGGAAGAGGAGTGTCCCCAGCAGTGCCAGTGCTGTAAGTGTGCAGAGCAGCAGCAGTGTCAGCATGGTTAGCACCACCAGCAGTAGCGCAAGTTCTAATTCGTCCACAAGCATCAGTTGTGCTCACAGTGATGGCAACCTGGCCACTGTGGCTGAGCGCATCCGAGATTCCAAG AAACGCTCAAAGCAGagaaaactacagcagaagGCTTTGCGTAAAAGACATCTGAAAGAACAGAGACAGGCTCGCAAGGAAAGACTGAGTGGTCTGTTTCTAAATGAAGAAGTACTGTCACTCAAAGTCACTGAAGAGGACGACCATGGAGATGACATAGACATCCTAATGTGA
- the fam199x gene encoding protein FAM199X isoform X3, translating to MSDNIHKDFLAPEEPFPVLLQQGNLSEDGTLDVSDFGCRQSSCHRTDPLHRFHSNRWNLTSCGTSVASSECSEELFSSVSVGDQDDCFSLLDDQELTSFDFFPEGSVCSDVSSSISTYWDWSDSEFEWQLPGSDIASDVVSDIIPSIPSSPCLVSKRKLKPHRNLDELPWTAMTNDEQVEYIEYLSRKVSTEMGLREQLDIIKIIDPSAQISPTDSEFIIELNCLTDDKLKQVRNYIKDHSPRQRPASLRDSWKRSVPSSASAVSVQSSSSVSMVSTTSSSASSNSSTSISCAHSDGNLATVAERIRDSKKRSKQRKLQQKALRKRHLKEQRQARKERLSGLFLNEEVLSLKVTEEDDHGDDIDILM from the exons ATGTCTGATAACATTCACAAGGACTTCCTTGCTCCGGAGGAACCTTTTCCAGTGCTCTTGCAGCAGGGAAACCTGAGTGAAGATGGCACGCTGGACGTTAGTGACTTTGGCTGTCGGCAATCATCTTGTCATCGGACAGACCCTCTGCACCGCTTCCACAGCAACAG ATGGAACCTGACATCATGTGGCACCAGTGTAGCAAGTTCAGAGTGCAGTGAGGAGCTCTTTTcgtctgtgtctgtgggagATCAAGATGATTGCTTCTCTCTCCTGGATGATCAGGAGCTCACTTCTTTTGACTTCTTCCCAGAAGGAAGTGTCTGCAGTGATGTATCATCTTCTATCAGCACATACTGGGACTGGTCAGACAGTGAGTTTGAGTGGCAG TTGCCAGGAAGTGATATTGCCAGTGATGTAGTCTCAGACATCATACCCAGTATACCAAGCTCACCCTGCCTTGTTTCAAAACGAAAGCTTAAACCTCATCGGAACCTGGATGAATTGCCCTGGACTGCGATGACCAATGATGAACAG gtGGAGTATATTGAGTATTTAAGCCGGAAAGTGAGTACAGAAATGGGGCTGCGAGAGCAGCTtgacataattaaaataatcgACCCGAGTGCTCAGATATCTCCAACTGACAGCGAGTTCATCATTGAGCTTAACTGCCTAACGGATGATAAACTAAAACAG GTAAGGAACTACATCAAAGATCACAGTCCACGCCAGAGACCTGCAAGTTTGCGAGACAGCTGGAAGAGGAGTGTCCCCAGCAGTGCCAGTGCTGTAAGTGTGCAGAGCAGCAGCAGTGTCAGCATGGTTAGCACCACCAGCAGTAGCGCAAGTTCTAATTCGTCCACAAGCATCAGTTGTGCTCACAGTGATGGCAACCTGGCCACTGTGGCTGAGCGCATCCGAGATTCCAAG AAACGCTCAAAGCAGagaaaactacagcagaagGCTTTGCGTAAAAGACATCTGAAAGAACAGAGACAGGCTCGCAAGGAAAGACTGAGTGGTCTGTTTCTAAATGAAGAAGTACTGTCACTCAAAGTCACTGAAGAGGACGACCATGGAGATGACATAGACATCCTAATGTGA